A stretch of the Thalassotalea euphylliae genome encodes the following:
- a CDS encoding DUF6436 domain-containing protein: protein MISFAYLINQRVVEFDPNRSLVALSHQEVLANWQKAPEFNASERAIVHFKQEGCHCNAVSERHINAINKQALSDNFAIEQLTLKGQLQALVPSTPAVAIIDKGQLVYFGPYGEGIACSQTNGFAQTVLSNLQKGYAANLVVSDAKGCYCQT, encoded by the coding sequence ATGATCAGCTTCGCGTACTTGATCAACCAGCGAGTGGTAGAGTTTGACCCAAATCGTTCCTTAGTCGCCCTATCCCATCAAGAAGTGTTAGCTAACTGGCAGAAAGCACCTGAGTTTAATGCAAGTGAACGTGCCATCGTTCACTTCAAGCAAGAGGGCTGTCACTGCAATGCGGTTAGCGAACGGCACATTAATGCCATTAACAAACAAGCGCTAAGTGACAACTTTGCCATTGAGCAGCTAACACTTAAAGGGCAACTTCAAGCCCTTGTACCATCAACACCCGCAGTAGCAATTATTGATAAAGGACAGTTGGTGTACTTTGGGCCTTATGGCGAAGGTATCGCATGTTCGCAAACCAATGGCTTTGCCCAAACGGTGTTGAGCAATCTACAAAAAGGCTATGCCGCGAATCTAGTTGTCAGTGATGCTAAAGGCTGTTATTGCCAAACCTAA